The DNA sequence ACATCTATATAGTTTCTGAACTGAAGACTTATTTCCTATATGAAACAAAATCCATTAGAGAGTTGCATTCAGCATTGTAAGGAGTTCTCAGATGGTAATTCCACCACAATTGAATTATGAAACatgaattaacattttaaagttatacTTTTAAATATCTATAAATATCTAATACTTTCAAAGTATCTGGAGCAAACTGGCAATGGACATAGAGATAATAAAGGTATAGTTTATTTACCGTGCTGTTCTGTATTTGCCCTACCATTTACTggaattattaaaattttaggaaaacattttctttctatgcAGACACTTGCCTTCTTCCTGCCGCGGGGTTAAAATCCTGTGTTACAGCAAAAGGTGATAAAATGCAGGAACTGCTGAACCCAGCAGTTTCATTGCTTTGTAGAATGGATCCaatcaaaggaaaagatgggCATTGAGAAAGGACAAGTTTCAAACTGGCAGAcatagaaaaggaaagcaaaaggccTCCTGAAGCATCTAAATTCCCTTTATCATCCACATATACTCACATTTTCAGAAGGATCTgggataattaaaaaaatagatactgACCAGATGTgttaagaaataatttggaaCTTCTCCAAATTACTAAAAAGCaattgtaacaaaaataattttgtctttccaGAATGAAAGAGACTCTTGAAAAATTAATGGTTGCAGAGACAAAGGCTAATGACTAATTTAACACAGGAAAATGTGTGCCCGCAAGTGCGgtttgaatatttttgagatCTAAGTGAGTAGACTTTAACAGCCCTATTCCTGTTCCCTCACTGAATAATGCAACTGATTTGggttaaaatattaacatttggGAAGAGGGatggtatttttaatgcagGTCGTTTTCCCCTTGCAGCCTGTCACGCAGCCTTCATGCACTCCCCAATGAGGGAACAGCAGAAACATGAAGGAACACCAAGGTTGGAGCTGTTTCAATCAGCACTACAGCCCAAGGAAACATCAAACTAAAATTCAAGGGTTTTCTTTCTGCGTCTAACCTCCTCACTAGCCAAAgtaattctactttttttttttccaagtgcaaGCAAGGTGCTCAAGTACATTGTATCTTTACACCAAATTCTTATTAGCTGGCTGAACAGTCAAGCCATTACTCTCAGTTATGTACATGGGCTTTGAAGAAACTCTGATAGAGAACCTTAGAGAATTTCTCTGGTGGATAAAGATCATCACTAAAGTAtacccccaaaccaaaataaatatacaattCAACAAGTAATGTGTGGGAGACAAAATACAGCTCAAATCTTGCAAGAACAGCCTGCAGAAACTCTTCATGCTCATACGAAGCACATTTCCAGCACAAACAAATTATTACTTTGTGTTGTGAAGGGATTTACTACTAGTAAGATACACCGGAAGATCCTAGGTGGAACAGAAAAGGGTGTATTAGCTGGATGGTTTTTAGTAGATATTGCTGtaagaacactgaaaatatcaGCAGGTGATCTACTTCCCAGGCCTCCAAGCTCctccccaaaccaaaaataactCCCCTCCCTGGAAAATGTAAGTTCTGATTTCCCACATGGGATCCCTCTGTTCTGAATCCTGAAGAATTCTGTTAAAGGCTTGTCAAGGTCAAGAGCACTGAAGGTCCACATCACACTGAGAGGACGGTCTTTCCGACTTGCAGTTTGAAAAGACAGACAAGCTTGAAGTCTGAAATCAGTGACCATCCAAAAAGATGGAAAGTAGACTTTCTAGACATATCTCTGCTTAGGTCCAAATACCATGAACTGCTTTCCAGTTTGGAGTAATAAAAACTTGACTGAAACCCCTCCTTTCTCATCTCCTGAACTCCAATTCTTTTTAGCTAAAAAAGAGAGGAATGAGACAAGCAGATTGAACTCAGGAGGAACTGTAGAGTTTATATTGAAAACAGAAGATCCATCTCCTGAGTCCAAAATACTGAACAAGTTTcataaagataattttgttcTGGAGTTTCTTCTTGATGATGCTGGGTTCCAATAACCCAGACTGAATCATTATCAAAGCAACAATTAAGAATCTTTATGGTAAAGCTCTTTTAAGGACATATTGCAGAATAAACCAGGAGAATGAGTCATCCAAAATGGAAGTTCAacttttcactttgattttttttttccacaggtggGCACTGAATTAtgtcaaaaaacattttagataTATTATTCTGAGGGATACAGTCACACAGCTAACTTAAACAGTAAGGGAAAATTACCACTCATTAAACCTTCCCTCAAAAATTCAGCACTTTTGGTTCAAGATGCAGAGTAATTAGGTAGGGGTAATAACCCCAGAGGGTTATTCTGAAGAATATATAGTAtgtcatataaaataaaatagcaatctgaaataaaatttgaataATTCTGTGTGTACcaagataacagaaaaaaatattttatattttttactttaaaacataaCACAGTGCTCACTCTTCTAGCAttcttataaaaaataatatggaaGTAATACATAACATGCTCTCTTTGCAAGTCAACcttaaagcaaaatatatcaGAATTTTTCCTACAATATGCCCATATAGTAAGATTTATtagggtttttcttctttaatgtaAATTGTCAAAACGATCTTAATTATATACTTGGAGATTTTGGAATTTATATTTCTAGAATTATTCTTTTGTGAATGCACATTTACGTAGAAGACCTCGAATGAATACAAAGACACTGGGCTGCAGATCTAtgggagagctggggttgtGTGAAGGTTAAGCTATTGCACGCTCTACTTGAATGGGTTTTCCATCTTAAATTCTGCAGCTTTAGAATAAATTGCTTCCAAATGTATGTTCTGTTACGAATTTGGTATGTCATTGGGCAGGCAGCTTAAAACAAACAGTAtctaatgagatttttaaagtattatgcAAACATGTTATCTATTGCATAGTTATAAGTGGCTAACCACCCAGTAGCACTGACTTAGGAGCAATTATTTATACCAATCACTACTTTCCTTCAACAAAATGCACATCAATTATAATACATCATATAATCTCTCACTGTTGCACAACAGCAGTTGTGTCCCCTACCCCTCCATTGGCTTAtttctggtgggtttggggccttttttgctttctggatGGAGGATAGCTGGTCTCTTAAAAGTGAACATGGAAATGACAGATCTGTGTTCTAGCAGCAGTAACAGGTGCTCCTGTAATGCTGCTTATTACCCTATTCCTTCATTATTAGACATTTACAATCCGCTCATATCCACTGTCATAATGCTCCCTTTTAATTTATTGTGCAACCATGATGAATAAAGAGACTTTTAGGACTAACTATTTCATaaacaagaaatgaaactgtTCCAGCTCAGGCATCTTTCACATAAACAGATGCTATGCCATAaacttctttgttttgtgtCGCTTTATAGGGATGACATCTGTTTGACAAGAGATTGCTGTACTGCAGTGGTGTTGCAATTTGATTATAAAttgattctgaaataatttaagcaTTCCACAGTATGAgttaataaaagtttaaaaggaGAACTGTTTTCATTCAAGCCACATTACTAAATTTCATGTGGGGTAAACAATCAATTAAAGTGCATGGCTGTAAAACTTTTATAAGAtaataatgaacaaaaaatatttaaaaaaatatctcttaaGTAATTAAACTGAAAGCAGGCAGTTTTCTCGAACCGGGGCTCCTCTTTTATGGAAGTTAAGTTACAAGATCAGGATATAAACTCTAAAACCACCTTAATAAAACATAATAGGCGTTGATTTTCAGTCACCTTAACAGGACTTTGGCTCAAAAGGTACAGTATTCCCCAAAATCTGACAGGTTTCAGGCATTGCAAACTAGTTATTCCTGTATTgtgacatctttaaaaatattggtttAGAACAAACAATACATTGTCACAAGTAACAGTCCAAGCTGTGCTCATAGATATTGTAACCAGCTCAACtaacaatgttttatttcccaTCACTTCCATTAAAACTTTCATGTTATttcctctaaagaaaaaaacccaaccccttAATGGGGAACACTCCCACTACCAGCAGACCCTCCCTAGCCTTCTTCCTGTCTGCCCCTGACGTCATATAGCTCTCTCAGGCTTAGGTGTTAGGGATGTAATAAGCACTACAGATCAATTTTCTGAATTCAAATGCCTTCTGCATTGATGAGAGCAAAGAAGAGTTAGGAAGGGTCATTGTACCTGAGCCTGATAAGGTAATTAAAGTTTCTAACTTGTATACAGAAAGCTAGAAAAAGAGGCAGTGTGAGCTAAGAGAACAGAAGTCAAGAGTTAAGGATCTAACTCTATGCTGAGATGTACCATGTTGCTTTGGACAAATCATTAATGGTTGAAGCCATCCACCCTGGCTCATGCTGGTTAGTACCTTTTTCACGAGTAGTTGCACCAATTTCAATGATTACTTTCGCACTACTCGCTGATCAGCTGTAGTGGTGAGAGCAGAACGCAGATATTTCAGCTGCAATCTAAGTATTATGATAGTGCACATTTTGCTATCTAAATAAACAAGAGACCATCGTTAGGACAGGAAGGAGCTATGTgcacaaaatggaaatacttcagCCCACAGTTGCTCAGAGGTGATATAATTACTACTATTTTTCCACAGTGctgtaaaatttcaaaatagtaataattaCAGTGTTgccttcagaataaaaatgctgttaatgTTTTCAGTAACTTTAACTCACTAGAGAAGAGGATGCATTCAAGTTGCAATAATAAATATCAGGCCTCCAGGATACTCACAGGATTTTAAGACCATGTTTTCTCCTAAACTTCAAAATTTGGCTATTGTTTCCCCTATTTCACCACCTTAACACATcaagggtttggggttttttgtttgtttgtttttaaaacaaacactatTAAATTATAAGCAGATAAACAGTTAaacaaacatttagaaaatgcaTACCTACTGTTACCCTGGCAACTACTACAGATGCAGGTTGCATTTTTAGAGTGCCTTACATTTGCCTCTCTAGGGCTAAAACAATTAACTCATTTTGTACATGACcataattaaacagaaatttctaAATACAGAATGCACGGTATTGTATGTATATGCTGATGGCAAACTCCATTACCAcagtgagtttaaaaaaaaaggctttcttttttttattgtaggtgatttggaaaatactgtagctgctgaaggaaggaaaaaaaagattttttttcttaaaaattcagaGCAATACTCCATACCAGTTGTTTTTCGTAAGAAGAAATACAAGGTCCAATTACAGGGGCTAAAAATGCCTTACCTACCAATAAATGTCAGTAAGATATCTCGTGGTTTACCATTTACTGTGGTAAATTTTGCACACTGAAAAGAACATACATGTAAGGTTATGAACAGGcatgaaaacatttcagcatGAACAAGGTcttaaaaccagttttataCAAATATAGCAAACAGAAGTAATGTTATGAGTGACTTTTCATAATTTCAAGTGTGAATATAAACAGTACCTTCTCTTTCATCTGCTTCGTTGGAAACTATTAGTTTGTTAGACGTAGCTGTTGAAAAGATATCTGGAAGACTGTGGTGTTCTCTTTCATGATTTCGCAGCTGgctctgaaaaaacaaatttccCACGTTTAAATATACAGAACAAACATACACTGGTCACTTCAAATATTGCAATCATTTGTGACATTGTTACTCAACTGTTATAAAATGTATGTTAACATATATACAGATTATCCCTCAGGTAATTTtactagaaacaaaacaaagtaaatgtcATTCATGTATAACATAATGGACTGATAAGAGTGAATGAGAGGATTAAATGATTtgtgtttatttacaaaatgaatttccttcttcccccattTCCATAGACAAGTGGCAAACAGTTCGTCCTCCAAAAATATTACACACCAAAAGCAGTATTAGATTAGAGGATGGCTTGTGTGGAAATCGATCCATTTTTATATTGCCTAGTGACTTAAGAAAATGttattcctgtttcttcttgCTTGGGGAGGATAGGGAGAGCAAGCCTTCTGCTACCCTACCTGTACGTTTTTTCCAGCTAGGACTAAGCAACAGCATGCATGGGAAAATTTGCACTACCACTGCCGAAAGAGTATCAGCTAGATACTGATGCTATCTATTGTATATTCCTGAGTACAGAGGAACTCACTCACCAGCACTAATGCTTAAAATAGTGATTATAAAAATGGCAGAAGTACATTATTCTGCTCTGGTGTGTAATCTTTCAGATCAAAGTTCTACAGAACATCCAGACCAACAcaacaacagaggaaaaaagaaaagaatttctgctTCAGAGAGTCTCATGTTAACCCAAATGCTGTGATTACTTTTGCACACACTCACAACTAGCGGGCATGTTTGaacattcttttaaagtttcaaaTTCTCTGATGCTTCACTTTCTCCCTGTAATTGCTACACGTGGGCAGAAAAATGTGATATTAATAGGTCCATAAGACGGTTCTCAGGAAAATACCTTATGTGAGGAAGCAAGTTTGTATCAGTGGGTAAAGCAGAATAATTATAGCTGAATTGTATATTCGGAAAGTGCTGCTGGCAATAATCCCCAATATTAATGACACTGAAGCCAGGATGTCAGACTGAATTAAGTTAGAAAGAGGAATCAccagttatttaaaaaggagCAAACCAGGTTATTTAGCTATTATAGACAGGCACAGGAAAGACGTTTACCTTGTAATGAAAAGATTCTTCACATTGCTTGCACTGATACATTCTTGTTTTGCAGTGGTTGATCATGTGGCTCTCTAAATCCTTACTATTGTCAGCAATGTGTTCACAGATAGGACACTGGTACGGCTGCCTCTGACGATGGACTCTCAAGTGTTGTTTTATGTAGCCCTTATTACCACTGCTATAATGGCAGAGGCGACAGCGGTAGGGTCGATCTACATTTGGTATATATTCTACTAGGTTACTTCCAGGGATATTTGCATCATTTGCATTTTGGCATTGTGCATTGTCTTgtaattctttcaaaatgtcatcGTCAGAAGCATTCTGATCTGTCCTCTCCTTCAGTTTTTCAATGACAGTGAGCAGTGACATACTGATGCCCATTTTAATTGGTGCTTCTGATAACTCTGGCCTTTCTTTCTGTATCTCAACTATTGCACACTCACTTTGGTTTAAGCCACTAAACTCCTCTGAAGGATTCTTAAGTGAGGATACCGCTTTAGAATGAGCCATGCATGCACCATCAACTTCTCCCTGTCCTGCACCTGCATCCACGGCATCTTCTCCACTCAGAGTCCTGAAGCTAGAGCTTGTTAGTTCTGCAGCTCTGATAGGCATTGTAACAAGAGCTTCTGCAGCTAATGAGTGTAGTCGTAAAGACTCAGAATTTGTCCTTCTTCGTGCAGGAGGCACATTTTCATCAGTTGTTACGTTTTTATTAGAACTTAATTCATTATCTTTCTTCTCGGTATTATTCCATCCTATTATTACCTCTTGAATGTCATCTGAACGATAAACTTGATCAGGTTCTTCACAGGTAACATGGGACTCctctgagattaattttttttctgtttcaatgtCAGCGTTCATCAAGAAAGGCTTTTGTAAGACACTTTCTTCAGCACCTGGCAAACGCTCTACTATTACATTAACATGACCCTTTTTATTTGGACTACAATTGATGATTTTCTGTGCTGATGAAAGTAGGCTATCAGTTATCATATTATCCTGCTCTGTATCTGATACAGTCTCCTCTAATATCTCTGTAGTAGGAGAATGCACTACAGACTGATTTaacatctcttcctcttttacATTTGTTTCTATTGGCGATTTACATGACAGTTGCTCAGAATTGCAAATCTGAAGTTGAAGAGAAGGTTCACTATGGATATCAAGTTcattgttttccaaagaaagaacAACTGTATCCACACTGTGAGGTGTGTGTGTTACAACTGTCTCTGACAAGTTGgtagtttcattttcttcctcaaagaTAGGATAGGAGCAATCAACCTCACCCGCATGTTTCCAAGCATGCGTTTTCAACATTCTTTGCTGACCACAGGTATACCGACAAATTAAACACCGGTACATGCCATACTGCTCGTAAGTATAccattttctccttcccatttcAGGCACACGGGCAGACTGAGTTGTATCTTTACACTCCAGATTTCCTGTCTGATCAGTCCCTGATTTGACACTTCCTTCCACTGGCCCTTGCAAAAATGAACTTGCGACATTTACACACTGCTGCACTTTTGTCTGGATGCTACTTTTACCATCATTCTCATGGTAATTCTGGAAGTGGGATTCAAGTTCTTCTTGGCTTTTGGAAGCAAAATGACAGTCTGAGCACATTAatataacttcatttttctgccCATGTTGTTTTATATGTTCTTGTAGTGTTAAGAGAGAAGGTGATAGAAACTTACATAGGCTACACTGGTAGCACGtcaccttttttttgctttgtggaaGACATTCAGtcacaaaataatttgcttgTAACTCCTCAGTCTTTTTAGTAGCAATAACAGATAGCTCAATTGCTTTAGCTGGGATTTCACAAAGATCATCTGCATCAAAGGACTGGGCAGAAGCATTAGGATGGGAACGTTTTTTCCCTATTAAAAGGCATCTTTGTGACTTCTCACTTTCAACTATTTTGCTTAGTTTCTGGATAACATGGATTAGTGGAtcagttttacattttctctgaTCTTCACTATTCTGCAGTGTTGGGCCAATG is a window from the Balearica regulorum gibbericeps isolate bBalReg1 chromosome 13, bBalReg1.pri, whole genome shotgun sequence genome containing:
- the ZNF507 gene encoding zinc finger protein 507 isoform X2 translates to MEEGSSVAVLMPNAGEQEAVLISETVIGPTLQNSEDQRKCKTDPLIHVIQKLSKIVESEKSQRCLLIGKKRSHPNASAQSFDADDLCEIPAKAIELSVIATKKTEELQANYFVTECLPQSKKKVTCYQCSLCKFLSPSLLTLQEHIKQHGQKNEVILMCSDCHFASKSQEELESHFQNYHENDGKSSIQTKVQQCVNVASSFLQGPVEGSVKSGTDQTGNLECKDTTQSARVPEMGRRKWYTYEQYGMYRCLICRYTCGQQRMLKTHAWKHAGEVDCSYPIFEEENETTNLSETVVTHTPHSVDTVVLSLENNELDIHSEPSLQLQICNSEQLSCKSPIETNVKEEEMLNQSVVHSPTTEILEETVSDTEQDNMITDSLLSSAQKIINCSPNKKGHVNVIVERLPGAEESVLQKPFLMNADIETEKKLISEESHVTCEEPDQVYRSDDIQEVIIGWNNTEKKDNELSSNKNVTTDENVPPARRRTNSESLRLHSLAAEALVTMPIRAAELTSSSFRTLSGEDAVDAGAGQGEVDGACMAHSKAVSSLKNPSEEFSGLNQSECAIVEIQKERPELSEAPIKMGISMSLLTVIEKLKERTDQNASDDDILKELQDNAQCQNANDANIPGSNLVEYIPNVDRPYRCRLCHYSSGNKGYIKQHLRVHRQRQPYQCPICEHIADNSKDLESHMINHCKTRMYQCKQCEESFHYKSQLRNHEREHHSLPDIFSTATSNKLIVSNEADEREGNKSSVQKLYRCDVCDYTSTTYVGVRNHRRIHNSDKPYRCSLCGYVCSHPPSLKSHMWKHASDQNYNYEQVNKAINDAISQSSRFQGQLPDKTLLEGTDESTIPILGSSDNFVSFTESINQTTNEISGSDENEKPNLMNTSCSLEKNSTLPHLGTEYCVLLFCCCICGFESTNKENLLDHMKEHEGEIINIILNKDHSTNQSTN
- the ZNF507 gene encoding zinc finger protein 507 isoform X1; translation: MEEGSSVAVLMPNAGEQEAVLISETVIGPTLQNSEDQRKCKTDPLIHVIQKLSKIVESEKSQRCLLIGKKRSHPNASAQSFDADDLCEIPAKAIELSVIATKKTEELQANYFVTECLPQSKKKVTCYQCSLCKFLSPSLLTLQEHIKQHGQKNEVILMCSDCHFASKSQEELESHFQNYHENDGKSSIQTKVQQCVNVASSFLQGPVEGSVKSGTDQTGNLECKDTTQSARVPEMGRRKWYTYEQYGMYRCLICRYTCGQQRMLKTHAWKHAGEVDCSYPIFEEENETTNLSETVVTHTPHSVDTVVLSLENNELDIHSEPSLQLQICNSEQLSCKSPIETNVKEEEMLNQSVVHSPTTEILEETVSDTEQDNMITDSLLSSAQKIINCSPNKKGHVNVIVERLPGAEESVLQKPFLMNADIETEKKLISEESHVTCEEPDQVYRSDDIQEVIIGWNNTEKKDNELSSNKNVTTDENVPPARRRTNSESLRLHSLAAEALVTMPIRAAELTSSSFRTLSGEDAVDAGAGQGEVDGACMAHSKAVSSLKNPSEEFSGLNQSECAIVEIQKERPELSEAPIKMGISMSLLTVIEKLKERTDQNASDDDILKELQDNAQCQNANDANIPGSNLVEYIPNVDRPYRCRLCHYSSGNKGYIKQHLRVHRQRQPYQCPICEHIADNSKDLESHMINHCKTRMYQCKQCEESFHYKSQLRNHEREHHSLPDIFSTATSNKLIVSNEADEREGNKSSVQKLYRCDVCDYTSTTYVGVRNHRRIHNSDKPYRCRVCDFATTNMNSLKCHMRRHPQEHQAVQLMEQYKCSLCGYVCSHPPSLKSHMWKHASDQNYNYEQVNKAINDAISQSSRFQGQLPDKTLLEGTDESTIPILGSSDNFVSFTESINQTTNEISGSDENEKPNLMNTSCSLEKNSTLPHLGTEYCVLLFCCCICGFESTNKENLLDHMKEHEGEIINIILNKDHSTNQSTN